One window of the Salvia splendens isolate huo1 chromosome 1, SspV2, whole genome shotgun sequence genome contains the following:
- the LOC121745523 gene encoding UDP-N-acetylmuramate--L-alanine ligase-like, with the protein MELPASAFQPELRRSLESLSPLDSYFWCGTPRRERIGTSSRLDLPVWKFPRGISASANPPHCISEVVDFEPRGFGEKGRIHFVGVGGSGLSALAMLALKQGYMVSGSDIAWSSYMDALKEAGASLFVGHSERNLHWNGEISSFPQAVVVSSAIPPENVEVLIAKSRGVPMYKRGAWLGKITKDYNLIAVSGSHGKSTTASMLAYVLKAMGDDLTAVIGAQVPQFSGGNVIYGDSHNFVLEADEYDGCFLGLLPHVAIVTNLDWEHVDIYQDKEAVKEIFRKFLERAWPEPRYNITTFGMSSYNNWQASSVSPNSHGGCDYQLCHNGHPVTVISLQIPGDHNVLNSLAVIAALNALFGDDRQIYESIDKVKSHLNSFKGISRRFEYIGKIHGCCIFDDYAHHPTEVRCVLQAARRIFPLEELLVVFQPHTYSRLAALMSEFASAFREADQVIVTEVYAARETNVWNISGEDLAMFVASPTCDFIPRLENVISELVNMVSENRQRQLVILTLGAGDITLVGRKVLRELEQKFNQESSLQFL; encoded by the exons ATGGAGCTACCGGCGTCGGCTTTCCAGCCGGAGCTCCGCCGTTCCTTGGAATCTCTATCTCCGTTGGATTCATATTTCTGGTGCGGCACTCCGCGGCGGGAAAGGATCGGTACATCGTCACGTCTAGACCTTCCTGTTTGGAAATTTCCTCGCGGAATCTCGGCCTCTGCTAATCCTCCCCACTGTATAAGTGAGGTGGTCGATTTCGAACCGCGTGGTTTTGGAGAGAAGGGACGCATTCACTTCGTCGGAGTTGGAGGCAGTGGATTATCCGCCCTCGCTATGCTTGCGCTTAAACAAGGCTACATGGTTAGTGGTTCGGATATAGCGTGGAGTAGCTACATGGATGCATTAAAGGAAGCAGGTGCGTCGCTGTTTGTGGGTCACTCTGAGAGAAATTTGCACTGGAATGGCGAGATATCGAGTTTTCCTCAGGCAGTTGTTGTGTCGAGTGCGATTCCACCTGAAAATGTGGAGGTTTTGATTGCCAAATCTCGTGGAGTACCAATGTACAAACGAGGTGCATGGTTGGGAAAAATTACCAAGGATTACAACTTGATTGCTGTCAGTGGGAGCCACGGCAAGAGTACCACAGCAAGTATGCTCGCTTATGTATTAAAGGCCATGGGAGATGATCTGACAGCTGTCATTGGGGCACAAGTGCCGCAGTTTTCTGGAGGTAATGTTATTTATGGGGATTCTCACAACTTCGTACTAGAGGCTGATGAATATGATGGTTGCTTCCTTGGATTATTACCTCATGTAGCCATAGTAACAAATTTGGACTGGGAGCATGTTGATATATATCAAGATAAGGAGGCTGTCAAAGAAATTTTCAGGAAGTTCCTAGAGAGA GCATGGCCAGAGCCTAG ATACAATATTACTACTTTTGGAATGTCAAGTTACAATAACTGGCAGGCTTCATCAGTTTCTCCAAACTCTCATGGTGGTTGTGACTATCAACTGTGTCACAATGGACATCCTGTCACTGTGATCAGCTTGCAAATACCTGGAGACCATAATGTACTTAATTCATTAGCGGTGATTGCTGCATTAAATGCTTTATTTGGTGACGATAGACAAATCTACGAATCAATTGATAAAGTGAAGTCACATTTGAATAGCTTTAAAGGCATCTCCAGACGTTTTGAGTATATTGGCAAAATTCATGGATGTTGTATATTTGACGACTATGCTCATCATCCCACCGAGGTCCGCTGTGTTCTTCAAGCAGCAAGAAGGATTTTTCCTTTAGAGGAGCTTTTGGTAGTTTTCCAGCCTCACACTTACAGTCGCCTGGCTGCATTGATGAGTGAGTTCGCCTCTGCATTCAGAGAAGCAGATCAAGTCATAGTTACTGAGGTCTATGCTGCCAGGGAAACTAACGTTTGGAATATTAGCGGAGAGGATCTGGCTATGTTTGTAGCCAGTCCAACATGCGATTTTATCCCACGCCTGGAGAATGTGATCAGTGAGCTGGTGAATATGGTATCTGAGAACCGTCAGCGTCAGCTTGTGATCTTGACACTAGGAGCGGGTGATATAACTCTGGTTGGACGGAAGGTGCTCCGAGAATTGGAACAAAAGTTCAATCAGGAGTCAAGCCTGCAATTTCTGTAG